One genomic window of Quercus lobata isolate SW786 chromosome 9, ValleyOak3.0 Primary Assembly, whole genome shotgun sequence includes the following:
- the LOC115962301 gene encoding cytochrome b5, with product MGGGERKVYTLAQVSEHNTPKDCWLVIEGRVFDVTKFLEDHPGGDEVLLSATGKDATDDFEDVGHSSSARAMMDEFYVGDIDSASIPTKTKYTPPKQPHYNQDKTPEFIIKVLQFLLPLLILGLAVGIRFYTKSAPA from the exons atgGGTGGAGGAGAGCGCAAGGTTTACACACTTGCTCAGGTCTCTGAACACAACACCCCAAAGGACTGCTGGCTTGTCATTGAAGGCAgg GTATTTGATGTGACAAAATTTTTGGAGGACCATCCTGGTGGTGATGAGGTCTTGTTGTCAGCAACAG GAAAGGATGCAACTGATGATTTTGAGGACGTGGGCCACAGTAGCAGTGCAAGAGCAATGATGGACGAATTCTATGTAGGAGACATTGATTCAGCATCCATCCCCACCAAAACTAAGTACACTCCTCCCAAGCAGCCTCACTACAATCAGGACAAGACACCAGAGTTCATTATCAAGGTTCTCCAGTTTCTACTTCCCCTTCTAATCTTGGGTTTGGCCGTTGGCATTCGCTTCTATACAAAATCTGCACCTGCATAA
- the LOC115962080 gene encoding BTB/POZ domain-containing protein At5g48800 isoform X2, with product MDLSDKQQQQLSLAKCARQRCNEWIFRDVPSDITIEVSGGTFSLHKFPLVSRSGRIRKLVAEHRDSDISRVELLNLPGGAEAFELAAKFCYGINFEITSMNVAQLCCVSDYLEMTEEFSKDNLGSRAEEYLESIVCKNLEMCVEVLQQCENLLPLADELRVVSRCIDAIASKACAEQIASSFSRLEYSSSGRLHMNRQAKSEGDWWIEDLSVLRVDLYQKVITAMKCRGVRPESIGASLVNYAQKELTKKSSLWNPSSQAKVDLLSVSNGHEKLVVETIVSLLPIEKLAVPITFLFGLLRSAVMLDCTISCRLDLERRIGSQLDIATLDDLLIPSFRHAGDTLFDVDTVHRILVNFSQQDDSEDDMDDASVFESDSPHSPSQTALFKVAKLVDNYLAEIAPDANLKLPKFMVIADVLPTHARTVHDGLYRAIDIYLKAHQNLSELDRKKLSKLIDFQKLSQEAGAHAAQNERLPLQSIVQVLYFEQIRLRNSLSCSYGDDDPKPTHQSWRISSGALSAAMSPRDNYASLRRENRELKLELARLRMRLNDLEKEHVCMKRDMEKSNSRKFMSSFSKKIGKLSFFGHSSSRGSSSPSKHSHRTDSKVIERTCASTE from the exons ATGGACCTTAGTGAcaagcagcagcaacagctgtCGTTGGCTAAGTGTGCAAGGCAGCGATGCAATGAATG GATTTTTCGTGATGTTCCAAGCGATATTACCATTGAAGTTAGTGGAGGGACATTTTCATTACACAAG TTCCCTCTTGTCTCTCGAAGTGGACGAATACGGAAGTTAGTTGCAGAACATAGGGATTCTGATATCTCAAGGGTGGAACTGCTTAATTTACCAGGAGGTGCAGAGGCATTTGAGTTGGCAGCAAAATTCTGTTATGGAATCAACTTTGAAATTACATCCATGAATGTTGCTCAGCTGTGCTGTGTTTCTGATTACCTTGAAATGACCGAAGAGTTTTCGAAAGATAATCTTGGTTCCCGTGCTGAAGAATATCTTGAGAGTATTGTTTGCAAAAACCTTGAAATGTGTGTTGAAGTTCTGCAACAATGTGAAAACCTACTCCCTCTTGCAGATGAGCTGAGAGTAGTTAGCCGTTGCATTGATGCAATAGCCTCAAAGGCTTGTGCAGAGCAGATTGCTTCAAGCTTCTCACGCTTGGAGTACAGCAGCTCAGGGAGGCTTCACATGAACAGGCAAGCCAAGAGCGAAGGGGACTGGTGGATTGAAGATCTTTCTGTTCTGCGGGTTGATTTGTATCAAAAAGTCATAACGGCAATGAAGTGTCGTGGGGTTCGTCCAGAGAGCATTGGTGCATCCCTTGTGAATTATGCACAGAAGGAGTTGACAAAGAAATCCAGCTTATGGAATCCATCTAGCCAGGCAAAAGTTGATTTGCTTTCAGTTTCAAATGGGCATGAAAAACTGGTGGTTGAGACGATTGTCAGCCTCTTGCCCATTGAGAAGCTTGCTGTTCCAATCACTTTCCTTTTTGGACTCTTACGAAGTGCAGTGATGCTTGATTGCACAATTTCTTGTAGGCTTGATCTGGAGAGGAGGATTGGGTCCCAGTTGGATATTGCTACTCTCGATGATCTTCTCATCCCTTCTTTCAGGCATGCAGGTGATACCTTATTTGATGTTGATACGGTTCATAGGATTTTGGTAAATTTCTCACAGCAAGATGATAGCGAAGACGATATGGATGATGCTTCCGTTTTTGAATCTGATAGTCCCCATTCACCTTCCCAAACTGCCTTGTTCAAAGTTGCAAAATTAGTAGATAATTACCTTGCAGAAATTGCGCCTGATGCAAATCTCAAGCTTCCTAAGTTCATGGTGATTGCAGATGTTTTACCAACACATGCACGTACTGTTCATGACGGGTTATATCGAGCCATTGATATTTACCTGAAA GCACATCAAAATTTATCAGAGTTGGACCGGAAGAAGCTAAGCAAACTGATTGATTTCCAAAAGCTCTCTCAAGAGGCTGGTGCACATGCTGCACAAAATGAGCGTCTCCCTCTCCAGTCTATTGTACAAGTGCTCTACTTTGAGCAAATAAGGCTCCGAAATTCCCTGAGCTGCTCTTATGGAGATGATGACCCCAAGCCAACCCACCAGTCATGGAGGATCAGCAGTGGTGCACTAAGTGCAGCGATGTCTCCACGAGACAACTATGCTTCATTGAGAAGAGAAAATCGTGAACTAAAACTTGAGCTAGCACGGTTACGGATGAGACTAAATGATCTTGAGAAAGAACATGTTTGTATGAAGAGGGATATGGAAAAGTCCAATTCTCGTAAATTTATGAGTTCTTTCTCAAAGAAAATTGGTAAACTGAGCTTCTTTGGACATAGTTCTTCAAGGGGATCAAGTTCTCCATCAAAACATTCGCATAGAACAGATTCTAAGGTTATTGAGAGAACATGTGCAAGTACAGAGTAG
- the LOC115962080 gene encoding BTB/POZ domain-containing protein At5g48800 isoform X1: MDLSDKQQQQLSLAKCARQRCNEWFVFCSGIFRDVPSDITIEVSGGTFSLHKFPLVSRSGRIRKLVAEHRDSDISRVELLNLPGGAEAFELAAKFCYGINFEITSMNVAQLCCVSDYLEMTEEFSKDNLGSRAEEYLESIVCKNLEMCVEVLQQCENLLPLADELRVVSRCIDAIASKACAEQIASSFSRLEYSSSGRLHMNRQAKSEGDWWIEDLSVLRVDLYQKVITAMKCRGVRPESIGASLVNYAQKELTKKSSLWNPSSQAKVDLLSVSNGHEKLVVETIVSLLPIEKLAVPITFLFGLLRSAVMLDCTISCRLDLERRIGSQLDIATLDDLLIPSFRHAGDTLFDVDTVHRILVNFSQQDDSEDDMDDASVFESDSPHSPSQTALFKVAKLVDNYLAEIAPDANLKLPKFMVIADVLPTHARTVHDGLYRAIDIYLKAHQNLSELDRKKLSKLIDFQKLSQEAGAHAAQNERLPLQSIVQVLYFEQIRLRNSLSCSYGDDDPKPTHQSWRISSGALSAAMSPRDNYASLRRENRELKLELARLRMRLNDLEKEHVCMKRDMEKSNSRKFMSSFSKKIGKLSFFGHSSSRGSSSPSKHSHRTDSKVIERTCASTE; the protein is encoded by the exons ATGGACCTTAGTGAcaagcagcagcaacagctgtCGTTGGCTAAGTGTGCAAGGCAGCGATGCAATGAATGGTTTGTTTTCTGTTCTGG GATTTTTCGTGATGTTCCAAGCGATATTACCATTGAAGTTAGTGGAGGGACATTTTCATTACACAAG TTCCCTCTTGTCTCTCGAAGTGGACGAATACGGAAGTTAGTTGCAGAACATAGGGATTCTGATATCTCAAGGGTGGAACTGCTTAATTTACCAGGAGGTGCAGAGGCATTTGAGTTGGCAGCAAAATTCTGTTATGGAATCAACTTTGAAATTACATCCATGAATGTTGCTCAGCTGTGCTGTGTTTCTGATTACCTTGAAATGACCGAAGAGTTTTCGAAAGATAATCTTGGTTCCCGTGCTGAAGAATATCTTGAGAGTATTGTTTGCAAAAACCTTGAAATGTGTGTTGAAGTTCTGCAACAATGTGAAAACCTACTCCCTCTTGCAGATGAGCTGAGAGTAGTTAGCCGTTGCATTGATGCAATAGCCTCAAAGGCTTGTGCAGAGCAGATTGCTTCAAGCTTCTCACGCTTGGAGTACAGCAGCTCAGGGAGGCTTCACATGAACAGGCAAGCCAAGAGCGAAGGGGACTGGTGGATTGAAGATCTTTCTGTTCTGCGGGTTGATTTGTATCAAAAAGTCATAACGGCAATGAAGTGTCGTGGGGTTCGTCCAGAGAGCATTGGTGCATCCCTTGTGAATTATGCACAGAAGGAGTTGACAAAGAAATCCAGCTTATGGAATCCATCTAGCCAGGCAAAAGTTGATTTGCTTTCAGTTTCAAATGGGCATGAAAAACTGGTGGTTGAGACGATTGTCAGCCTCTTGCCCATTGAGAAGCTTGCTGTTCCAATCACTTTCCTTTTTGGACTCTTACGAAGTGCAGTGATGCTTGATTGCACAATTTCTTGTAGGCTTGATCTGGAGAGGAGGATTGGGTCCCAGTTGGATATTGCTACTCTCGATGATCTTCTCATCCCTTCTTTCAGGCATGCAGGTGATACCTTATTTGATGTTGATACGGTTCATAGGATTTTGGTAAATTTCTCACAGCAAGATGATAGCGAAGACGATATGGATGATGCTTCCGTTTTTGAATCTGATAGTCCCCATTCACCTTCCCAAACTGCCTTGTTCAAAGTTGCAAAATTAGTAGATAATTACCTTGCAGAAATTGCGCCTGATGCAAATCTCAAGCTTCCTAAGTTCATGGTGATTGCAGATGTTTTACCAACACATGCACGTACTGTTCATGACGGGTTATATCGAGCCATTGATATTTACCTGAAA GCACATCAAAATTTATCAGAGTTGGACCGGAAGAAGCTAAGCAAACTGATTGATTTCCAAAAGCTCTCTCAAGAGGCTGGTGCACATGCTGCACAAAATGAGCGTCTCCCTCTCCAGTCTATTGTACAAGTGCTCTACTTTGAGCAAATAAGGCTCCGAAATTCCCTGAGCTGCTCTTATGGAGATGATGACCCCAAGCCAACCCACCAGTCATGGAGGATCAGCAGTGGTGCACTAAGTGCAGCGATGTCTCCACGAGACAACTATGCTTCATTGAGAAGAGAAAATCGTGAACTAAAACTTGAGCTAGCACGGTTACGGATGAGACTAAATGATCTTGAGAAAGAACATGTTTGTATGAAGAGGGATATGGAAAAGTCCAATTCTCGTAAATTTATGAGTTCTTTCTCAAAGAAAATTGGTAAACTGAGCTTCTTTGGACATAGTTCTTCAAGGGGATCAAGTTCTCCATCAAAACATTCGCATAGAACAGATTCTAAGGTTATTGAGAGAACATGTGCAAGTACAGAGTAG
- the LOC115962080 gene encoding BTB/POZ domain-containing protein At5g48800 isoform X3: MQFPLVSRSGRIRKLVAEHRDSDISRVELLNLPGGAEAFELAAKFCYGINFEITSMNVAQLCCVSDYLEMTEEFSKDNLGSRAEEYLESIVCKNLEMCVEVLQQCENLLPLADELRVVSRCIDAIASKACAEQIASSFSRLEYSSSGRLHMNRQAKSEGDWWIEDLSVLRVDLYQKVITAMKCRGVRPESIGASLVNYAQKELTKKSSLWNPSSQAKVDLLSVSNGHEKLVVETIVSLLPIEKLAVPITFLFGLLRSAVMLDCTISCRLDLERRIGSQLDIATLDDLLIPSFRHAGDTLFDVDTVHRILVNFSQQDDSEDDMDDASVFESDSPHSPSQTALFKVAKLVDNYLAEIAPDANLKLPKFMVIADVLPTHARTVHDGLYRAIDIYLKAHQNLSELDRKKLSKLIDFQKLSQEAGAHAAQNERLPLQSIVQVLYFEQIRLRNSLSCSYGDDDPKPTHQSWRISSGALSAAMSPRDNYASLRRENRELKLELARLRMRLNDLEKEHVCMKRDMEKSNSRKFMSSFSKKIGKLSFFGHSSSRGSSSPSKHSHRTDSKVIERTCASTE; the protein is encoded by the exons ATGCAGTTCCCTCTTGTCTCTCGAAGTGGACGAATACGGAAGTTAGTTGCAGAACATAGGGATTCTGATATCTCAAGGGTGGAACTGCTTAATTTACCAGGAGGTGCAGAGGCATTTGAGTTGGCAGCAAAATTCTGTTATGGAATCAACTTTGAAATTACATCCATGAATGTTGCTCAGCTGTGCTGTGTTTCTGATTACCTTGAAATGACCGAAGAGTTTTCGAAAGATAATCTTGGTTCCCGTGCTGAAGAATATCTTGAGAGTATTGTTTGCAAAAACCTTGAAATGTGTGTTGAAGTTCTGCAACAATGTGAAAACCTACTCCCTCTTGCAGATGAGCTGAGAGTAGTTAGCCGTTGCATTGATGCAATAGCCTCAAAGGCTTGTGCAGAGCAGATTGCTTCAAGCTTCTCACGCTTGGAGTACAGCAGCTCAGGGAGGCTTCACATGAACAGGCAAGCCAAGAGCGAAGGGGACTGGTGGATTGAAGATCTTTCTGTTCTGCGGGTTGATTTGTATCAAAAAGTCATAACGGCAATGAAGTGTCGTGGGGTTCGTCCAGAGAGCATTGGTGCATCCCTTGTGAATTATGCACAGAAGGAGTTGACAAAGAAATCCAGCTTATGGAATCCATCTAGCCAGGCAAAAGTTGATTTGCTTTCAGTTTCAAATGGGCATGAAAAACTGGTGGTTGAGACGATTGTCAGCCTCTTGCCCATTGAGAAGCTTGCTGTTCCAATCACTTTCCTTTTTGGACTCTTACGAAGTGCAGTGATGCTTGATTGCACAATTTCTTGTAGGCTTGATCTGGAGAGGAGGATTGGGTCCCAGTTGGATATTGCTACTCTCGATGATCTTCTCATCCCTTCTTTCAGGCATGCAGGTGATACCTTATTTGATGTTGATACGGTTCATAGGATTTTGGTAAATTTCTCACAGCAAGATGATAGCGAAGACGATATGGATGATGCTTCCGTTTTTGAATCTGATAGTCCCCATTCACCTTCCCAAACTGCCTTGTTCAAAGTTGCAAAATTAGTAGATAATTACCTTGCAGAAATTGCGCCTGATGCAAATCTCAAGCTTCCTAAGTTCATGGTGATTGCAGATGTTTTACCAACACATGCACGTACTGTTCATGACGGGTTATATCGAGCCATTGATATTTACCTGAAA GCACATCAAAATTTATCAGAGTTGGACCGGAAGAAGCTAAGCAAACTGATTGATTTCCAAAAGCTCTCTCAAGAGGCTGGTGCACATGCTGCACAAAATGAGCGTCTCCCTCTCCAGTCTATTGTACAAGTGCTCTACTTTGAGCAAATAAGGCTCCGAAATTCCCTGAGCTGCTCTTATGGAGATGATGACCCCAAGCCAACCCACCAGTCATGGAGGATCAGCAGTGGTGCACTAAGTGCAGCGATGTCTCCACGAGACAACTATGCTTCATTGAGAAGAGAAAATCGTGAACTAAAACTTGAGCTAGCACGGTTACGGATGAGACTAAATGATCTTGAGAAAGAACATGTTTGTATGAAGAGGGATATGGAAAAGTCCAATTCTCGTAAATTTATGAGTTCTTTCTCAAAGAAAATTGGTAAACTGAGCTTCTTTGGACATAGTTCTTCAAGGGGATCAAGTTCTCCATCAAAACATTCGCATAGAACAGATTCTAAGGTTATTGAGAGAACATGTGCAAGTACAGAGTAG